CTCACCGAACCGACGGACGGGCGGATCCACAGGGGGCAGAGAGGGCGCATGGAGATCTGCGTCCGCACCCGCGGCGTGAGCTGTCACGGCTCTGCCCCGGAGCGCGGCGACAACGCCATTTACAAGATGGCTCCCATCCTGACCGAGCTGCGGGCCCTCCACGCCAACCTCAGGGACGATCCCTTCCTGGGCAGGGGGAGCCTGACCGTGTCGGAAATCTTCCACTCCTCGCCGTCGCGCTGCGCCGTCGCCGACGGCTGCCGGATCTCCGTCGACCGGCGCCTCACGGCGGGGGAGACGGCCGATTCGGCCCTGACGGAGATCGGCAATCTTCCCGCCGTCGTCGCCTCCGGGGCCGAGGTCTTCCTCTACAGCTACGACCGGCCCTCCTACAGAGGTCTCGTCTACCCCACGGAGTGCTATTTCCCCGCCTGGGTCGTCGAGGAGGGGCACCCGGCCGTTCAGGCCATGGCCGGAGCCTTCCGCTCCGTCCTGCAAAGGGAGCCGGTCATCGACAAGTGGACCTTCTCCACCAACGGCGTCGCCATCACGGGGCGCTACGCCATCCCCTGCGTCGGCTTCGGCCCCGGCCATGAAGATCAGGCCCACGCGCCGAACGAGAGGACCTGGAAGGGAGAACTTGTCGACTGCGCCGCCGTCTATGCGGTTTTTCCGACGCTCTATCTCGAACGGACCGCCCCCGGGGGCAGGGAGGAAAAGTAGACCATGCAGAGCTATTTCCGCGGACGCCACTTCATCGACCTCGAAGCGTACAACAGGGAAGAGGTGGAGACCCTTCTCGACGTCTCCTTCGACCTGAAGCGCAAGTTCGCCATGGATATCCCCACGCCCTACCTGACGGGCAAGACCATGTTCCTCATGTTCTTCGAGCAGTCGACGCGGACCCGCAACTCCATGGAGGCCGGATTCGCCCAGCTCGGAGGCCACGCCGGGTTCCTCGACACGTCGAGCATGCAGGTCTCCCACGGCGAGAGCCCCAAGGACACGGCCATCATCCTGTCGGGCTACGGCCACGCCATCGCCTGCCGCTACTGCAACTGGGGCTACGGCAATGCCTACCTCAACGAGATGGCCCGCTGGTCCCGGGTGCCCGTCATGAACCTCCAGTGCGATCTCTACCATCCCATGCAGGCCCTGGCCGACCTGATGACGATGAAGGAGAAGTTCGATTCCCTGAAGCGCCTCAAGGTCTCCATCATCTGGGCCTATGCCGAGAGCCACAAGAAGCCCATCTCCGTTCCCGTCTCCCAGATCCTCCTCTTCCCCCGGTGGGGCATGGACGTCGTCCTGGCCCACCCCAGGGGATGGGAGCTGCCCGACTGGGTCATCGCCAAGGCCAAGGCCAACGCCGAAAAATACGGCGGCACTGTCACCGTCACCGACGACGAGGCCGAGGCCTACCGCGGCGCCCACATCGTCATCCCCAAGAACTGGGGCAACTGGGTGACGGACCAGACGGGGCTCCAGGCCTCGGGGGCCGTCAAAGTCGTCGATGACAAACTCCGGGCCCACCGTTCCTGGAAGTGCACCGAGGAGAAGATGGCCACGGCCGACCGCGACGTCGTCTACATGCACGCCCTCCCGGCGGACCGGAACAACGAGGTGGAAGACGCCGTCATCGACGGGCCTCGCTCCATCGTCTACGATGAGGCCGAAAACCGCATCCACACGGCCAAGGCCGTCATGACCCTCCTCATGGGAGGGCGGTAGGCCCCCCGGCGGTCGAAGGCGCTTTTCGAAGGGCTTCGGCCGCCCCTTGCGGGAGATCTTTCGGTCGTCTCGTTCCGAAGGCCTCCCGTCGGCCCTTTTCGCAAGGAGGTCTGATCCGATGGAGACCGAAAAGATCCGGACCCTGACGGCACGCGAAGTGAACCTCATGCTCGACGTCATCGAAGAGGAGATTCTTCCCCTGACGGAGGTCCTCGTCCGCCAGGGGCACAACCTCTTCGGCGGCGCTGTTCTCGACGCCGTCACCCTGAGGACGCTCGTCGTGGGGAGCAACCGCCGCGGCGAAAATCCCGTCTTTCACGGCGAGATCGACACGATCATGCGCTTTTTCGAGATGCCCCACAGGCCCAAGGCGGAGGAGACGGTCTTCCTGGCCACGCACGAGCCCTGCTCCATGTGCCTCTCGGCCCTGGCCTGGTCGGGTTTTCGCGAGGTCTGGTACCTCTTCGACTACAGCGAGACGGCTCAGGATTTTCACATGGCCGACGACCTGAAGATGCTCGAATCCCTCTTCGGCACGACGACGCCCAACGGCCGCAACGCCTACTTCAACCTCAGGAGCCTCCGCGAGGCCCTGGCCGATCTGGACGAGAGGGACAAAATCGAGGAGCGCATCGCCCGCATCAAGGAGCTCTACCGCGAGCTCCCCGTCGACCTGGGCGAGGGCGGGGCGGAATGAAAGGAAGCGGCTGTGTGACGGCTGATTTTTACGATGCCCACCTCCGCCATTGGGAGGACGGCGAAGCGCTCTATGAGGCGAAACGCCTCGCCAATGCCGATCACCTCTACGGCTTCGCGGCCGAGTGCGGCCTCAAGTGCCTCATGAAGGCCTTCGGCATGGTCGTCGATCCCTCGGGAACTCCCCTTGAGCGGAGGGATCGCGTGCATGTCAGGAATGGCGAGAAGGAGGGTACCTGGGGGCGTTATGAAACCTACCGGTCGGGTCGCAAAGCCGCCTCCTATCTTCTCCCTGCCGGTGATCCCTTTAGCGACTGGGACGTCTCGCAGCGCTACGCCCATCGGTCTTGTTTCGACGCCTTTCGTGTCGGCCTCCACCGCGGCGGTGCGGCGGCGGTGAAGGATCTGGTGAGGAAAGCCCGTCTGGAGGGGGTGATCGGGTGAAGACGTTCGATGAGATCCTTCCGACCATCGCCGATGTCTTTCGGGAGATGGCCGAAGACGTGGAACGGCTGGGGCCCGTCGTGATCAACCGCGATCTGCACGGTCGCGTTCGCCTCGTCCTGGAGGAACGAGTCCGAGGCGACGGGGAGTCCGGGCCTTGCGGTCGCCTCTCCGAGCGGCTGGCGGAGGTCCTCGCCCCTCACGCCTTCGAGGCCGAGGATATGGTCCTTTTCGAGCCCTCCCTGGAGGCCGTGACGCGGGGAGCCCCGTCCTTTCCCCTGGAAGGTTTCGCCGGCGTGACCGTCGTCGACCGTCTGGCGACGGAGGGCGATTGGAGTTCCATCGCCGAGGTCTCCCCCGGCGCTCCCCGTCTGGTCTTCTTTTCCGTGAAGGGAGGCGTGGGGCGATCGACGGCCCTGGCCGTGGCGGCCTGGTCCCTGGCCCGATCGGGACGGCGCGTTCTCGTCTTCGATCTCGACCTCGAGGCGCCGGGGCTCTCCAGCGCCCTACTTCCGGCGGAGCGCCGCCCGGCCTTCGGCATCGTCGACTGGCTTGCGGAGGACCTCGTCGGCAACGGAGAGCCCCTCATCGAGGCCATGACGGCGAAAAGCGACCTCTGCCGCGACGGTGATATCCTCGTCGTTCCCGCCCATGGCCGCGATCCCGGCGAGTACCCGGCCAAACTCGGCCGGGCCTGGATGGGCAGGATCGCCGCCGACGGTTCCCGCGAGCCCTGGCCGGAACGTCTGAAGGGCCTGATCGGCGCTCTGGAGCGACGGTGGCGCCCCGACGTGATCCTCGT
The DNA window shown above is from Aminithiophilus ramosus and carries:
- a CDS encoding ornithine carbamoyltransferase — encoded protein: MQSYFRGRHFIDLEAYNREEVETLLDVSFDLKRKFAMDIPTPYLTGKTMFLMFFEQSTRTRNSMEAGFAQLGGHAGFLDTSSMQVSHGESPKDTAIILSGYGHAIACRYCNWGYGNAYLNEMARWSRVPVMNLQCDLYHPMQALADLMTMKEKFDSLKRLKVSIIWAYAESHKKPISVPVSQILLFPRWGMDVVLAHPRGWELPDWVIAKAKANAEKYGGTVTVTDDEAEAYRGAHIVIPKNWGNWVTDQTGLQASGAVKVVDDKLRAHRSWKCTEEKMATADRDVVYMHALPADRNNEVEDAVIDGPRSIVYDEAENRIHTAKAVMTLLMGGR
- a CDS encoding YgeY family selenium metabolism-linked hydrolase, translating into MDFERVRDLAAEYGPAMTRFLRDMVALPSESCDEAAVIDRIGQEMERVGFDAVEIDAMGNIRGTMGSGPRLVAFDAHIDTVGVGERSNWTFDPYSGYEDERTVGGRGTSDQEGGMASMIYGAKIMKELGLLEGLTVVFVGSVQEEDCDGLCWQYLHNEVGLRPELVVLTEPTDGRIHRGQRGRMEICVRTRGVSCHGSAPERGDNAIYKMAPILTELRALHANLRDDPFLGRGSLTVSEIFHSSPSRCAVADGCRISVDRRLTAGETADSALTEIGNLPAVVASGAEVFLYSYDRPSYRGLVYPTECYFPAWVVEEGHPAVQAMAGAFRSVLQREPVIDKWTFSTNGVAITGRYAIPCVGFGPGHEDQAHAPNERTWKGELVDCAAVYAVFPTLYLERTAPGGREEK
- a CDS encoding KGGVGR-motif variant AAA ATPase, which translates into the protein MKTFDEILPTIADVFREMAEDVERLGPVVINRDLHGRVRLVLEERVRGDGESGPCGRLSERLAEVLAPHAFEAEDMVLFEPSLEAVTRGAPSFPLEGFAGVTVVDRLATEGDWSSIAEVSPGAPRLVFFSVKGGVGRSTALAVAAWSLARSGRRVLVFDLDLEAPGLSSALLPAERRPAFGIVDWLAEDLVGNGEPLIEAMTAKSDLCRDGDILVVPAHGRDPGEYPAKLGRAWMGRIAADGSREPWPERLKGLIGALERRWRPDVILVDSRAGIDEVASACVSGLGAKAVLLFAFDSDQTWEGYGILFRHWNRTGVARAIRERLHLVGAMIPETDGARYVAGLCQRAWDLFTETLYDEVPPGEPAGDLFSFDESDETAPHFPWPIRWHRGFAALQSLHERFASVDGDEVRALFGPFLEGVESCVAEEDSRR
- a CDS encoding deaminase, with the protein product METEKIRTLTAREVNLMLDVIEEEILPLTEVLVRQGHNLFGGAVLDAVTLRTLVVGSNRRGENPVFHGEIDTIMRFFEMPHRPKAEETVFLATHEPCSMCLSALAWSGFREVWYLFDYSETAQDFHMADDLKMLESLFGTTTPNGRNAYFNLRSLREALADLDERDKIEERIARIKELYRELPVDLGEGGAE